The genomic stretch GTGGGACGACCTGGTCCGGGGCGCGATCGGTGCGGTCGTGCTGGTGGACACCCGCCGTCTTGCCGACAGTTTTCCGGCGATCGACTACTTCGAAGAGGCGCAGCTGCCGTTCATCGTGGGGGTGAACGGCTGGGACGGCCAATATCCGCACACCGACGCTGAAGTGCGCGACGCTCTGACGTTGGCGCCGCACATCCCGATGGTGCGGCTGGACGCCCGCTCGAAGGACTCGGTCAAAGGCGCCCTGATCAACCTGGTCGAGCACGCGCTGACGGTTCGTATGGCCGTGCCAGGATGGAGCGGCTAGGAGAGCGGATAGGCTGGACTCTCCGACGTACATTCGCTTCGAGGACTGGCCAACCACGTGTTCGAGACGCTATCCGACCGGCTGACATCGGTCTTCTCCTCCCTCCGAGCCAAGGGCCGGCTGTCCGACGCCGACATCGACGCCACTACTCGCGAGATCCGCATCGCCCTGCTGGAGGCCGATGTCGCGCTCCCGGTGGTGAAGGCGTTCGTCGCCCAGATCAAG from Nonomuraea polychroma encodes the following:
- a CDS encoding GTP-binding protein, with the protein product MDFAGSSPGLTSTKIVVAGGFGVGKTTFVGAVSEIMPLTTEAVMTDASAGIDDLGMTPLKSTTTVAMDFGRVSLDRDLILYLFGTPGQHRFWFMWDDLVRGAIGAVVLVDTRRLADSFPAIDYFEEAQLPFIVGVNGWDGQYPHTDAEVRDALTLAPHIPMVRLDARSKDSVKGALINLVEHALTVRMAVPGWSG